In one window of candidate division KSB1 bacterium DNA:
- a CDS encoding HAD family phosphatase, producing MEQADLKNWAFAAIFDMDGVIVDSNPTHKIALRQFCEQHGYFLTDEELKTKVYGRANKNWLPEIFGDRLTPGQYKKLADEKEALFRELYAPIIQPLPGLIAFLEMLQQNQIPMALASSAPPKNVQFTLEKTGTNKYFSIVFDETSIQQGKPDPEIYLKTAERLGMPTHRCVVFEDSLAGIEAARRAGCRVIGLTTTHPRSELHGTDLVIDNFEGLDLPALTACFENLGSKTEFTNQRTSLSSAKKMLS from the coding sequence ATGGAACAAGCGGATTTAAAAAATTGGGCGTTTGCTGCTATTTTCGATATGGACGGAGTAATCGTTGATAGCAATCCAACGCATAAGATTGCTCTGCGCCAATTTTGTGAGCAGCACGGCTACTTTTTAACGGATGAGGAATTGAAAACGAAGGTGTATGGTCGAGCCAATAAGAATTGGTTGCCCGAGATTTTCGGGGATCGTTTAACCCCGGGGCAATATAAAAAACTGGCAGATGAAAAAGAGGCATTATTCAGGGAATTATATGCACCAATCATCCAGCCGCTCCCAGGCCTCATCGCATTTCTTGAAATGTTGCAGCAGAACCAGATACCGATGGCGCTGGCGTCCTCGGCTCCTCCTAAAAACGTGCAATTCACGCTGGAAAAGACCGGGACGAACAAGTACTTCTCCATCGTTTTCGATGAAACTTCGATCCAACAGGGCAAGCCAGACCCTGAGATCTACTTGAAAACGGCTGAGCGATTGGGTATGCCAACCCATCGGTGTGTGGTGTTCGAGGATTCCCTGGCTGGTATCGAAGCAGCAAGACGCGCGGGCTGCCGCGTCATTGGCCTCACCACAACACATCCACGGTCAGAATTACACGGAACAGACTTGGTGATTGACAATTTCGAGGGCTTGGATTTGCCTGCACTCACCGCTTGTTTTGAAAATCTGGGCTCAAAAACTGAATTCACAAATCAACGAACATCTTTATCCTCAGCGAAAAAGATGCTTTCTTAG
- a CDS encoding cupin domain-containing protein: MKTHIRNHEVPVEEVLPGMRRQILGYDTDLMLVRVTFDRDVIAPWHSHPHQQVSYIESGAFEVEIGDQKELLRAGDSFVIPSHIGHSAKCIEPGVIIDTFSPAREDFLKKS, translated from the coding sequence ATGAAGACACATATTCGCAATCATGAGGTACCAGTTGAAGAAGTGCTCCCTGGAATGCGGCGCCAAATTTTGGGCTACGATACGGATCTCATGCTGGTCAGAGTGACGTTTGATCGAGACGTGATTGCTCCCTGGCATAGCCATCCCCATCAGCAGGTCTCCTATATCGAAAGTGGAGCTTTTGAGGTCGAAATCGGCGATCAGAAAGAGCTGTTGCGAGCTGGCGATAGCTTTGTCATCCCCTCTCATATTGGTCACAGCGCGAAGTGCATCGAGCCCGGGGTAATCATCGATACATTTTCTCCTGCGAGAGAGGATTTTTTGAAGAAAAGCTGA
- a CDS encoding transglutaminase domain-containing protein, protein MSRRSLTLGLIGVCLIFWFSGIYAQLPDKFQRLIEQGEFDAAQQLMRLELANNLNLGPLQRLAIAFEIERLDRIRKDFTKTQKEVILEIQRYVPNVKESDLLRWEQERSLEFRIIDGNKRYFNNAVPNLFRIDKNLKEIKRKQDGTPAPRRYNRLEDVRNIIQTSLRTGKKYVNPVRARVTYTLTLNKNAVPEGKVVRCWLPFPREIPGRQTDVKLISCFPEQNIVAPNDGYLQRTIYLEQPSAGANETKFQVVFEFTNYAVYQPIDPKQVRQAPLTPELAPYLSERPPHIVFSEDLKQLSRQIVGNETNPYFIARRIFKYIHDNIPWASAREYSTLENISEYVYQNRHCDCGMHQIFFMTLCRMNGIPTRWQSGWTTDLDYHGMHDWGEIYFEPYGWLPVDSDVGLLDSSNESERWFYLGGMDAYRLIINDDYAQHLYPAKIHFRSETLDFQRGEVEWEGGNLYFDQWDWDYEVELLQ, encoded by the coding sequence ATGTCGAGACGATCGCTGACGTTGGGGCTCATTGGCGTTTGCCTGATCTTTTGGTTCAGCGGAATTTATGCTCAGCTTCCAGATAAGTTTCAACGGCTCATTGAACAGGGGGAATTTGACGCCGCACAGCAATTGATGCGGTTGGAGTTGGCGAACAATTTGAACCTGGGGCCGCTCCAAAGGTTAGCCATCGCTTTTGAGATCGAGCGCCTGGATCGAATTCGAAAAGATTTTACAAAGACACAAAAGGAAGTCATCTTAGAAATTCAGCGCTATGTTCCCAATGTAAAGGAATCCGATCTGCTGCGATGGGAGCAAGAACGATCGCTGGAATTTCGGATCATCGATGGCAATAAGCGATATTTCAACAATGCCGTGCCCAATCTATTCCGCATTGATAAAAACCTGAAAGAGATCAAGCGGAAGCAGGATGGGACTCCAGCGCCCCGACGCTACAATCGGCTGGAAGATGTGAGAAATATCATCCAGACATCGCTGCGGACAGGCAAAAAATACGTTAATCCAGTACGCGCGCGCGTGACGTATACGCTAACGCTGAATAAGAATGCAGTTCCTGAGGGGAAAGTGGTTCGTTGCTGGTTGCCCTTCCCAAGGGAGATCCCAGGCCGGCAGACCGATGTGAAATTGATATCCTGCTTTCCCGAACAAAATATCGTCGCGCCGAATGATGGCTATTTGCAGCGAACAATCTACTTAGAACAACCATCGGCTGGGGCGAATGAAACCAAATTTCAGGTGGTCTTTGAATTCACCAATTACGCCGTCTATCAACCGATCGATCCGAAGCAAGTTAGGCAAGCGCCGCTAACTCCGGAATTAGCACCTTATCTTTCTGAGCGGCCGCCCCACATCGTTTTCTCAGAAGATCTAAAGCAGCTATCTCGACAAATCGTGGGCAACGAGACCAATCCTTATTTCATCGCCCGAAGAATTTTCAAATATATTCATGACAACATCCCCTGGGCGTCGGCTCGAGAGTACTCCACGCTGGAAAATATTTCTGAGTATGTCTATCAGAATCGTCATTGCGATTGTGGGATGCATCAGATCTTTTTTATGACGCTCTGTCGCATGAACGGCATTCCCACCCGATGGCAATCGGGCTGGACCACCGATCTAGATTACCACGGCATGCATGATTGGGGTGAGATCTATTTTGAGCCCTATGGCTGGCTGCCAGTTGATTCCGATGTGGGGCTGCTGGACTCCAGCAACGAGTCAGAACGATGGTTCTATCTGGGAGGTATGGACGCCTATCGGCTCATCATTAACGATGATTATGCGCAACATCTTTACCCAGCCAAGATCCATTTTCGCTCTGAGACATTGGACTTTCAACGCGGTGAGGTGGAATGGGAAGGTGGCAACCTCTATTTCGATCAGTGGGACTGGGATTATGAGGTCGAATTGCTTCAATAG
- a CDS encoding AMP nucleosidase — translation MIDRIEIAKNWLPRYTGMPLNQFGEYILLTNFSYYIKNFAEKFHCDIYGENKPMQAATNSSGLTIINFGIGSANAATIMDLLVAVRPKGVLFLGKCGGLKKSTELGHFILPIAAIRGEGTSLDYFPPEVPALPSFKLHKFVSEKIISHGYEYRTGVVYTTNRRVWEHDLEFHKRLKQMTCIAIDMETATIFIVGHHNEISRGALLLVSDVPITPEGVKTEESDQKVTERWSRVHLEIGIEAMTEIGEKGEPIKHFRY, via the coding sequence ATGATAGATCGCATCGAAATTGCTAAAAATTGGCTTCCTCGCTATACCGGGATGCCATTAAATCAGTTTGGCGAATACATTCTGCTGACAAACTTTAGCTATTACATCAAAAACTTTGCCGAGAAATTCCATTGTGATATCTATGGTGAAAATAAGCCGATGCAAGCGGCCACCAATAGCAGTGGACTGACCATTATCAATTTTGGGATCGGTTCGGCCAATGCAGCAACGATTATGGACCTATTAGTTGCGGTGCGGCCGAAGGGGGTATTGTTCCTTGGCAAATGCGGCGGCCTGAAAAAGTCGACCGAGCTAGGGCATTTCATTTTACCCATCGCTGCCATTCGTGGGGAAGGGACAAGCCTCGACTATTTTCCTCCAGAAGTGCCCGCGCTCCCATCGTTTAAACTTCATAAATTCGTCTCAGAAAAAATTATTAGCCATGGTTATGAATATCGCACTGGAGTGGTCTATACCACCAATCGCCGCGTCTGGGAACACGATCTGGAATTTCATAAGCGACTGAAGCAAATGACCTGCATAGCGATCGACATGGAAACTGCTACCATCTTCATCGTGGGACATCACAATGAGATCTCTCGGGGCGCACTTCTGTTGGTATCCGATGTGCCAATCACACCAGAGGGAGTGAAAACCGAAGAATCGGATCAAAAGGTTACTGAACGATGGTCACGGGTTCATCTGGAGATCGGTATCGAAGCCATGACTGAAATCGGCGAAAAAGGCGAGCCGATCAAACATTTTCGTTATTGA
- a CDS encoding DUF2752 domain-containing protein, with product MPPRADKRLTASQLLNRALICTCLGLILLVSLVWNPGETRLFSCYFRELTGYPCPSCGLTRSFHAIAHLEFQQAVKFHPMGLILYATLLLFLFITLMEIILKRAIRVVMPVWMKITAFGGVFAFWAVWWIIEIFRS from the coding sequence ATGCCCCCCCGAGCGGACAAGCGGCTTACCGCATCGCAATTGCTCAATAGGGCGTTGATCTGTACCTGCCTTGGGTTAATTCTCTTGGTATCGCTGGTGTGGAATCCAGGAGAAACCCGCTTGTTCTCCTGCTATTTTCGCGAGCTCACTGGGTATCCATGTCCAAGCTGTGGATTGACGCGGTCGTTTCACGCCATAGCGCATCTTGAATTTCAGCAAGCTGTGAAATTCCACCCCATGGGGCTGATCCTTTATGCCACCTTGCTGCTATTTCTATTCATCACCCTGATGGAAATTATTTTGAAAAGAGCGATTCGCGTTGTCATGCCAGTTTGGATGAAAATAACAGCTTTTGGTGGAGTGTTTGCTTTTTGGGCAGTCTGGTGGATCATCGAGATATTTCGTTCATAG
- a CDS encoding aminotransferase class V-fold PLP-dependent enzyme: MAELDLDFVRRQFPSFQHPETSQWIYAENAGGTYVPRSVIDRLSQFMIESKVQPYGQYLMSKKATEAIEQGTVKMAELINADPAEVVIGHCTTMNFTMLAHALRNWFQPGDEVIVTDQEHEANSTPWRRLAQSGVNIVEWKMNPRTSELELDELARLLSHKTKLVCVNHSSNVVGSVNDIATIAALVHDHGGLILVDGVSYAPHHAVDVKALGVDFYGLSLYKVFGPHLGLLFVKKDHHGLLSNQSLEFQPQQYAKMTAPGAPNYLRIALNPGGVNHEEGACVAGITDYFDAIYQHHYLYPEPDQFARVKKVFELIEAHESHLSSIFLDFVKSHSQIKLIGKTEADTTKRQPTFSFTISGSRSNRDWVAEFANQKIAIQSGCFYAWRCIKALGLKTESGVIRVSLVHYNTEQEVTALCSSFEKIINR, from the coding sequence ATGGCAGAATTAGACCTCGACTTTGTGCGGCGACAATTTCCCTCCTTCCAGCATCCTGAAACCAGCCAATGGATCTATGCCGAAAACGCTGGGGGCACCTATGTTCCGAGATCAGTAATTGATCGTCTGTCCCAATTCATGATCGAATCAAAAGTGCAGCCATACGGACAATATCTCATGTCGAAAAAGGCGACAGAAGCGATCGAGCAAGGCACGGTGAAAATGGCTGAATTGATCAATGCCGATCCAGCGGAAGTGGTGATTGGACATTGTACGACTATGAATTTCACCATGCTGGCCCACGCGCTGCGAAACTGGTTTCAGCCTGGAGACGAAGTGATTGTCACGGATCAAGAGCACGAGGCGAATTCCACCCCTTGGCGACGATTAGCCCAATCCGGAGTGAACATCGTTGAATGGAAAATGAATCCTCGGACTTCGGAATTGGAGTTGGATGAATTGGCAAGATTGCTATCGCATAAGACCAAATTGGTCTGCGTGAATCACAGTTCCAACGTTGTCGGCTCGGTAAATGATATTGCGACCATTGCGGCGCTGGTTCACGACCATGGTGGACTGATTTTGGTCGATGGCGTTTCTTATGCGCCCCACCATGCTGTAGATGTGAAAGCCTTAGGGGTCGATTTTTACGGTTTGAGTCTCTACAAAGTATTCGGTCCGCATCTGGGATTGCTGTTCGTGAAAAAGGACCATCACGGGTTGCTCTCCAACCAATCGCTGGAGTTTCAGCCGCAACAATATGCCAAAATGACCGCTCCTGGTGCTCCCAATTATTTGCGCATCGCGCTGAATCCAGGGGGAGTCAATCATGAAGAGGGGGCTTGCGTGGCCGGCATTACCGATTATTTCGATGCGATCTATCAGCATCATTATCTTTATCCAGAACCGGACCAGTTTGCAAGAGTCAAAAAGGTTTTTGAACTCATCGAAGCTCATGAGAGCCATCTATCAAGCATATTTCTGGACTTTGTAAAATCACATTCGCAGATCAAATTGATCGGAAAAACCGAGGCTGATACGACCAAGCGGCAACCGACCTTTTCGTTCACCATATCGGGTTCGCGGTCCAATCGCGATTGGGTAGCGGAGTTCGCAAATCAGAAAATCGCCATCCAGAGCGGCTGTTTTTATGCCTGGCGTTGTATCAAGGCATTGGGTCTCAAAACAGAGAGTGGAGTTATTCGCGTCAGCTTAGTGCATTATAACACTGAACAAGAAGTGACCGCTTTATGCTCCAGCTTCGAGAAAATAATTAATCGATAA
- a CDS encoding PrsW family glutamic-type intramembrane protease, translating to MRIFILLVLAIAPSIVLVYYFYQQDKKKPEPKRLILKIFGLGFAFTLPAILIEMQFDRLFRMVAYGTWVHDLLKAFIVAALVEEVLKLLVVLRFAYRHVDFDEVMDGIVYAVVASLGFACLENVIYAMECGLGIIMVRGITAVPMHAVASGMMGYYIGKAKFSLTSSKAKRLIGKGLCMAILFHGVYDLFIFASPRIGNALALGVFPWILIVFVKLKQKIKFAISEDFHAGRHSNSPAISQNS from the coding sequence ATGCGGATATTCATTTTATTGGTGTTGGCGATCGCTCCTTCTATTGTTTTAGTCTATTATTTCTATCAGCAGGATAAAAAAAAGCCGGAACCAAAACGGCTAATATTAAAAATATTCGGCCTGGGCTTTGCATTTACTTTGCCAGCGATATTGATTGAGATGCAGTTTGATCGGCTGTTCCGAATGGTGGCGTATGGGACATGGGTTCATGACTTGCTCAAAGCTTTTATTGTTGCGGCATTAGTTGAAGAAGTGCTAAAATTATTGGTGGTGCTACGTTTCGCTTATCGGCATGTCGATTTTGATGAAGTGATGGATGGCATCGTCTATGCTGTAGTTGCAAGCCTGGGTTTTGCCTGTCTGGAAAATGTCATTTATGCGATGGAATGCGGCCTGGGGATCATCATGGTCCGTGGGATTACCGCCGTTCCCATGCATGCCGTAGCTTCGGGCATGATGGGATATTACATCGGCAAGGCAAAATTTTCCCTCACGAGTTCGAAGGCAAAAAGGTTGATTGGCAAAGGCCTTTGCATGGCGATTTTATTTCATGGTGTTTATGATCTTTTTATCTTTGCTTCGCCCAGAATTGGCAATGCTCTGGCTTTGGGGGTTTTTCCATGGATTCTCATCGTTTTTGTTAAACTGAAACAGAAAATTAAATTTGCCATTAGCGAAGATTTTCATGCTGGTCGACATTCTAATTCACCTGCTATATCGCAGAATTCTTGA
- a CDS encoding MlaD family protein produces MVSRSQKIRLGVFLALSLTVLISAIAIITGSRLLKKRAVYYIRFKEMSLTGLEIGSPVKYRGLRIGRIDDMYIDPEDVTSIIVKISIDPKTPIKEDNEAVIDYLSIAAGLKMIEIQGGSNESKRLPPNSFIKAGQSLVDTITGKAEVITEKLELILNNLAELTGPKHQRQFIQLIESTSGTMTSIKTLLDTNRVNIHHTLENLAQITRSLDTLMVTSNLVLNDIQRITGSPQLQTTMANVEKISTELEQADLGDLIKKLAAAVEQTNRTFTHLDLTLLKSRHDILSSTEILRESLEYFNEFTRLISENPSLLLRSSQRGEIRE; encoded by the coding sequence ATGGTCTCTCGATCTCAGAAAATCCGGCTGGGTGTTTTTTTAGCCCTATCATTGACCGTTCTCATCAGCGCAATTGCCATTATCACTGGCAGTCGCTTGCTAAAAAAACGGGCGGTCTATTATATTCGCTTTAAAGAGATGTCGCTCACGGGACTGGAAATCGGATCGCCAGTCAAATATCGGGGATTGCGGATCGGCCGCATCGATGACATGTATATCGATCCGGAGGATGTCACGTCCATCATCGTGAAGATCTCCATCGATCCCAAAACGCCGATCAAAGAGGATAACGAGGCGGTGATCGATTATCTCAGCATTGCTGCTGGCCTGAAAATGATTGAAATCCAGGGCGGCAGCAACGAATCAAAACGCCTGCCGCCCAACTCATTTATCAAAGCTGGGCAATCGCTGGTGGACACCATCACTGGCAAAGCAGAGGTGATTACCGAAAAACTGGAGCTGATCCTGAATAACCTTGCGGAACTGACCGGGCCAAAGCATCAGCGGCAATTCATTCAATTGATCGAAAGCACCAGTGGTACTATGACCAGCATCAAGACATTATTGGACACCAATCGGGTGAACATCCATCATACGCTTGAAAATTTGGCACAAATTACCCGATCGCTGGACACGCTGATGGTGACCTCCAACCTAGTGCTAAATGATATTCAACGCATCACTGGCTCTCCCCAATTGCAGACCACAATGGCAAACGTGGAGAAGATCTCCACCGAGCTGGAACAGGCAGATCTGGGGGACCTGATCAAAAAATTAGCTGCCGCGGTGGAACAAACTAATCGGACCTTCACCCATCTGGATCTGACCCTACTGAAAAGCCGACATGATATCCTCAGTTCGACTGAGATCCTTCGGGAAAGCCTGGAGTACTTCAACGAGTTTACCCGGCTGATCAGTGAAAACCCATCGCTCTTACTGAGAAGCTCACAACGAGGAGAGATCCGAGAATGA
- a CDS encoding PqiC family protein, translating to MMPLNRPLRIFHLFGLLLFGAASFILQSCATKTIQPRYYILDYQPVLRDSSLMVPQPFPYKVQVQTMKIPRTFDRVSIVVRYSAHRLDYYRYNLWAIRPQIIISDLIADHIAKFNIFRKCQREFLEERPDFEIVGTIMAIEKFEHPQYTAAHLALKLYLRTFDGYENLLVHEFDRIEEMPVFQMELFAQKLSDILEEEVNNFIRKIIAYFNQSYPAPKDH from the coding sequence ATGATGCCTCTGAACCGACCGCTACGAATTTTTCACCTATTTGGACTTCTCCTATTTGGTGCCGCAAGTTTCATCCTTCAGTCCTGCGCCACCAAAACGATTCAGCCTAGATATTACATCTTGGATTACCAGCCGGTGCTGCGCGATAGCAGCCTGATGGTCCCACAACCCTTTCCTTACAAAGTTCAGGTGCAAACCATGAAGATACCCCGCACCTTTGATCGGGTGAGCATTGTGGTACGCTATTCTGCCCATCGGCTCGACTATTATCGTTATAATCTCTGGGCAATTCGCCCGCAAATTATCATTTCCGATCTTATTGCCGATCACATCGCCAAATTCAACATCTTCAGGAAATGTCAGCGCGAGTTTCTTGAAGAACGCCCAGATTTTGAGATCGTGGGCACGATTATGGCGATCGAAAAATTTGAGCATCCCCAATACACCGCTGCGCATCTGGCCCTGAAACTCTATCTCAGAACTTTTGATGGCTATGAAAACCTGCTGGTTCATGAATTCGATCGTATCGAGGAAATGCCCGTGTTTCAAATGGAACTCTTCGCTCAAAAACTGAGCGACATTTTGGAAGAGGAAGTGAACAATTTTATCCGAAAAATCATTGCCTATTTCAATCAATCATATCCCGCACCAAAAGACCATTAA
- a CDS encoding MlaE family lipid ABC transporter permease subunit, which produces MASIIMQDDTIFISGELTLGAIRPVWEQLSRLLSSARGRPLTIDCAGITDIDSAGVALLDEISLRYGSSAKPIHFVQIPDSVRQAWETFSTAGLSAEPPISRAGFFESLGDAMIRFKNNFMMLLYLIADIFYWSAVGLVQRKGQRRGSFVQQSVVIGVNALLIVGLISFLIGLVLALQSAAQLRQFGANIFVADLIGIAMLREMGPIMTAIVVAGRSGSAIASEIATMVVTEEIDALKTMSLNPIRYVVVPKFHGITLTMPLLTILSDLIGILGGFVIGITYLQLSATAFFNELVTVLFMKDLMTGLVKSIVFAWIIIIVACYSGLRVTGGSEGVGKATTASVVASIFFVIMADSILGLIFYFE; this is translated from the coding sequence ATGGCATCCATCATAATGCAGGACGATACGATTTTTATTTCAGGTGAACTGACGCTGGGAGCGATTCGGCCGGTTTGGGAGCAGTTATCGCGCCTGCTTTCCTCGGCTCGGGGCCGGCCTCTCACCATTGACTGCGCTGGCATTACGGATATCGATAGCGCTGGTGTGGCTTTATTGGATGAAATTTCCCTGCGCTATGGCAGTAGCGCAAAGCCGATCCACTTCGTCCAGATTCCCGACTCAGTGCGCCAGGCCTGGGAGACCTTTTCCACTGCAGGTCTTTCGGCCGAACCGCCTATCTCCCGTGCCGGATTTTTCGAGTCGCTGGGCGATGCGATGATCCGATTCAAAAACAATTTCATGATGCTGCTCTACCTTATCGCTGATATTTTTTACTGGAGCGCGGTAGGACTGGTTCAGCGCAAGGGGCAACGTCGCGGATCGTTCGTCCAGCAAAGCGTGGTCATTGGCGTCAATGCGTTGCTCATCGTGGGCCTGATCTCGTTTCTCATCGGACTGGTGCTGGCGCTCCAATCCGCTGCCCAGTTGCGCCAGTTCGGGGCCAACATTTTTGTGGCCGATCTGATCGGCATCGCGATGCTGAGAGAGATGGGGCCGATCATGACCGCCATCGTGGTCGCCGGGCGGAGCGGCTCTGCCATTGCCTCCGAGATCGCCACCATGGTGGTCACTGAGGAGATCGATGCCCTGAAAACCATGTCGCTCAACCCGATCCGGTATGTGGTCGTCCCCAAATTCCATGGTATCACGCTCACCATGCCCCTGCTCACGATTCTCTCAGATTTGATCGGCATTTTGGGCGGCTTCGTGATCGGGATCACCTATCTGCAATTGAGCGCCACTGCATTTTTCAATGAATTAGTGACCGTTCTATTCATGAAGGACCTGATGACTGGCTTGGTAAAAAGCATCGTTTTTGCCTGGATCATTATCATCGTGGCATGCTACTCTGGTTTAAGGGTCACTGGTGGTTCTGAGGGCGTTGGCAAGGCCACCACGGCTTCGGTTGTGGCCTCGATTTTCTTCGTCATTATGGCCGACTCGATCTTGGGACTGATCTTTTATTTTGAATGA
- a CDS encoding ATP-binding cassette domain-containing protein, whose amino-acid sequence MSAMIEIRNLIAQYNDEVILDDISIDIFSNEITVILGRSGCGKTTLLKNIIRLYEPTAGAVKIMGQDITRMDETEFNTVLRQIGVLFQNGALLNSLTVAENVAIPLEQHTNLPAVLIRRLVREKLHLVELDHALNLLPSQLSGGMRKRAALARAIALDPAILFADEPTAGLDPVTAAALDKLLLKLRDILGMTLVIVTHELESIHRIADRVVFMEHGRVLFQGKLQAAKRSPITAIQRFFNP is encoded by the coding sequence ATGTCAGCAATGATTGAAATCAGAAATTTAATTGCCCAATATAACGATGAAGTCATCTTGGATGATATTTCGATTGACATCTTTTCCAATGAAATCACCGTCATTTTGGGCCGAAGTGGTTGCGGCAAAACCACGCTGCTGAAGAATATCATCCGATTGTATGAACCTACCGCTGGCGCAGTGAAAATCATGGGCCAGGATATTACCCGAATGGATGAGACTGAATTCAACACCGTGCTGCGCCAAATTGGGGTATTATTTCAAAATGGAGCGCTCTTGAACTCGTTGACCGTCGCAGAAAATGTTGCGATCCCGTTAGAACAACATACCAACCTTCCGGCAGTGCTGATCCGTCGTCTGGTTCGCGAAAAGCTTCATCTGGTGGAGCTGGATCATGCCCTGAACTTGCTACCCTCCCAACTGTCCGGAGGCATGCGGAAGCGAGCAGCGCTGGCCCGCGCCATCGCGCTGGACCCCGCGATTCTCTTCGCCGATGAACCCACTGCCGGGCTCGATCCGGTCACCGCTGCCGCTCTGGACAAGCTGCTGCTGAAGCTGCGCGATATCTTGGGCATGACATTGGTGATCGTCACCCATGAATTGGAGAGCATCCATCGGATCGCGGATCGGGTCGTGTTTATGGAACACGGAAGGGTTTTGTTCCAGGGCAAGCTGCAGGCCGCCAAACGTTCCCCCATCACCGCGATCCAGCGGTTCTTTAATCCATAA
- the lexA gene encoding transcriptional repressor LexA gives MKKLTKKQHWVLQAITRKINRNGVPPTLEELREDLGMSSKNAVLSHLEALVKKGYIERSSKARSIRVLKRVGPEGGMTRQSESGHEIGLPLIGIVTAGTPVLAEENIERFIYVPNYLVQSKQPCFALRVRGDSMINAGIHDGDLVIVQSTQSANNGDIVVALIGNEVTVKRLVVKENQRYLKAENPNYSDIHPDQPWSLQGKVLALIRERVH, from the coding sequence ATGAAGAAGTTGACCAAGAAACAGCACTGGGTGCTTCAGGCGATCACCCGCAAAATCAATCGGAATGGGGTGCCGCCCACGCTGGAGGAGTTGCGGGAGGATTTGGGGATGAGTTCTAAAAATGCAGTGCTCAGCCATTTGGAGGCATTGGTGAAAAAGGGCTACATTGAACGATCGAGCAAGGCGCGGAGCATCCGTGTCCTGAAACGCGTCGGCCCGGAGGGAGGCATGACCCGTCAATCGGAATCGGGCCACGAGATCGGGCTTCCTTTGATCGGTATCGTTACCGCAGGAACGCCAGTGTTAGCTGAGGAGAACATTGAACGATTCATTTACGTGCCCAATTATCTGGTTCAGAGCAAGCAGCCCTGTTTTGCGCTCCGCGTTCGCGGGGATAGTATGATCAACGCCGGGATTCATGATGGCGATCTGGTTATTGTCCAATCCACCCAATCGGCCAACAACGGCGATATCGTGGTAGCCCTGATCGGCAATGAGGTGACGGTGAAGCGTTTGGTGGTCAAGGAAAACCAGCGCTATCTGAAAGCGGAAAATCCAAACTACTCCGATATTCACCCAGACCAGCCCTGGTCGCTTCAGGGTAAAGTGCTGGCATTAATTCGGGAACGGGTTCACTAA